The Danaus plexippus chromosome 20, MEX_DaPlex, whole genome shotgun sequence sequence TAAACGTATTCATCGATGGCATTGGGgtttcaaatacaaataaccaaagttataaagaaatacatgACAATTCATGAAGTtatgaacaataaattatcagcTGGCTCATAAATTGTTGACGTATTTGACGTTtcctaagttttttttttttttgaaacagaTTAAACATGAATAGTACTCTTGGTAGAATTCTTAATATTCTATAGCGTTTACTTTgagatatttcatatattacagCAACATCACATTATATCTGAAGCCTCAGTCTCGTATTTTCTTACAATCTCATACATCATTCTGTTTGTAAACACCCCACAATGCCATAAACGcaataaacacaaattatatgttatataatccACGCACAAATGTAGCTTTAATATCTGCTTGACTATTTTCATGTCATAGGTGAAGACTCAACGTGACTGTAATTTTGAAACCTTCTGCTCGCGGTTCTTGAGGCCCAGTGACCACTCAGTCCCCGTGTAACCTTATCTTGGTAATCAGTTTTGTCGGACGATCATTAAAAGTAAAGACGCTGTCTGATCTgtgattacattttttacttaCATAACCTGATAAATAAacctgtaatttttttatctaaatattgctttatttatatcttttgacTATAGCGTGTTGCGCTTTAGATTCTCGCCGAGTATAAATTTACCTCCTCTTTAGAAATGTCCTTTCGGCAAAGCAGTCAAGGGAAATATAACGCCGCTAATGGCTACCATCAGCTGTACAcacagaatttatatttttaatcattatatttaatatgtattctgtattattttacacagattaaattaaaacttttaattgaaCATCTTGTGTAATACGGATTATCTATTTTccgattatataataaataactaaccAAATATTGTACCGAAATATTTCAGCCAACGACACGATCAAAGAAACATTTCTGTtagaatttcatattaatagtatAGTGATTTCTAAGTTAATATTCGTGTAACAAGAATTAATCGTTATTGAATcgtgtgaaaataaaaaattacaccaAATCATACATCGATCTattgtacaattttattgtaatgtgaGTTGGACACAGGCACATGTTGAAACATAGTTATAGGGTAATTAGATAAGGCCGTAAGTAAATATGGCGTATTGAGTTACTTTTGCGTTGTCAAAAATCAATCGCCGTAAGAAATATGTTGATCTTGAAAATCCGTTTGAAAAatgtagtattatatattatcgtATTGtagtattatagttataaataattcattataataaagaaaataaattgagaaATGCaggatgataaaaattttaaattatgacaaagaattttttttgttctttttttagaGACACATAGtctgtatgttattatatttcattcatcTATATATCAATGAATGTTAAAACTTTGAATAAACATTACAACAAGttcaatttctatataaaaatacttacttaAGAACTGTGTGTCAAAGTGACCTTTTTACTTAAGAACTAACCTTTTTAGAGATAAAAGCGGATGTTGCcagtaatataaatagaattaaatataataacatcacGTGATccataacataacattaatgTCTTTTCTATACCATGTACCATGGTCTATTTCGAGTCTAATTCGCTCGATGTTCGTGACGCACTCCGTTGCTTCATAGGTTAAAATTAAGTCATACTCACTAACCGTCCCTCTAATACGTGGTTACGATTTTGGCATTTTATTTAGGCACAGAAATTAGCACGAAAGTGATTGAGTTACTTCATATAAAAGGAATTTCTGGTCATTGTTTAACAAAGGGCTGATAGcattatagtttttcattaattttttttcttacgtaAATACAatcattgataaatatttcgatatttttttctatatttgtaacattccattaaataaattgtgcgagaaaaaaaataaacaggaGTTATTTGgtacgtaaatatattttgtaaggcAACAGTAGACgagaatatttaagaatttcttgaaaattttacaCGATTTCGTGCTACCCGGTAACGTAACGTAATGGGATTGCGGTAAAGATGATGcgaagaatttattttacgtacaaaataaattaactcaaGATATTTTGCTGttccaaaacaaatatatatacagattaacattacaaattatgtacataatttttccACTTTGATAAAATGGAAGTAACTGATGTAGtgatcatttaataattttatctttattcatttcatcgattttaataagagtaattaaaaaacaaaacgtgaCCAAATCATAtttgattttcaatttaatattaaaatcttttcacTACTGTTTTCCTATGCTGTTGAGTTATCTCCAGAAaatcatgtatgtatgttataataaattagtcaAACGAATCACTTATCCCACATAGCAATGATATTGTGACATCGTCCTAACAATTGTATAATTGGTGAGCTTCTCATGAGATTCTATCAGAGCAGGCGTAACATCTAACGCGTTTAAATAAACACGCTTTACACAGGCGGATATCATGCTGAATGGGAAATATTCACTTGGTTACAACTAGTTGTTCACCGCGGATTTGTtagcgttttaaatttttaatatttctaaagcaTTTCGTTTTAACATCAGTGTGCTTAAGACTAGTTTGCAATGTTGCACTACATACCGATCGTTACCAGTCTCTCGTTCGTAAACCTTGGTATCCATCATGGAGAGtgaaggtgagcgtttaacgcgttatataggggccccttaaaactacacctgggtcacaaGTCCCAGGCGATGTTGAAGCTCCTCCCCTTGTAACGATAGACCCGGtatccgcacggtgaatccatggaatgctgtgGAGTTTCGTCTCTTAACGAAGGTTATTAAAGCAGTCTATGGAAACGCTTACTATGTAGGGTGACGATCCGCACATGTGCTAAGCATATTGTTATCTGAGAGTATAGCGTCCGTTTGAATTGGTTTCGGAGTTTAGACAGGCATAGACAGACATTTTAATAGTCGTTCACTTGCTAtaacttaaaacttataatatgaaataagtataacaattttattttgatacaaaagtgagttaatttttcatatatttatttatatgttattgtaaaaGCTCCATTTTACGGCTTCATTTTCTAATTAGTGCTagtatttctgttttataatgGAATGTACTgagattattttcttttttacgcAGCATGGTTTGGACTTTAAACCACAAGACGATCTAGTACGTACAATTGTTCGACATAACTCAAAGAGAATATCACTATATGTTTTTTtcgcattttataaatataatcctaTAATTGCGagtatttaaaactgtttttagaaaatatatacaaagaaatacataaaaatttaaaaaaaaaataccatattTGTTTACAGAGAAAAAGAGTgcgtttttttaatgtatataccTCGCTAACATATTGTTTGTGTAAAAtggaaatgttatttaaatcaatgaaTTCACTGTTTTAGTAAACATCGCTTCGTCTATCAACAACATTAAACATGATCTATgagtcataaattattttacattataaatgaacTTGCAAAGTGATGCGTGATTATTATGTCATGAGCTAACATTGGGGTCATTTCAATTTACTTAATACGCtgatttttgataattttattgacgttcaatataattgattgatttaaatataattaagctaTTAATATCACGAATTTTAatcgtttaaaatgtttaatttaagttctttttttatctttatccaTTTAGTGAACGTGTTGCCAACATGACgaaattatagataattttttaataatattagaaaatattgtaatgtaatgtattGTAAGTTCTATAACAATAATCACTTTATCAAATGACACAGTGCGATCAACATAGTGTGATCATTAAATGTGAAGTGCTTTACATCGGGAGCTGAGATGATTGCGATGTGCTTCCAAGCTCCAAGCCTCATTACTGCAAAATGTAACAATGCTTCATTGAATTgtatggatatattttatatgttcaataatattattaaggttgtacattttatttaatgaataactaATTTTAACTAAGGTATTTAATAGTATACATGATTATTGAAACTTCAATATTTTGAGTGCAATCAGTTTCCgaactgattttttttgttaatatgcTCTATCACTTATAAACTATACgggatataatttaaagacatTACTTTTTCTATCTAGCACAgctcaatataataaatatttgtgtcaTTTTCTCAGTTTATTTCActgatataacaatatattatgcattctttaataataattgaagggctgaactaaaatatgtttgaacaAATTTGATTCAAATTGATTACttcaatctattttttttataatatggccttcatccgtgcaaagacgtgcacagtatattctgccaattCCATTTGGAAACTTCTTCAATCTATACAATCTAATAAGAAAGGTGACGTTACAGGAAACGTCAGTTTTACTATGACGCAATACTCTTTTTTTCTATCTGTCACAATTGACATTGTctaaatgtataaagaaaatataatgactCAGAGAAAAACTTCGTGTTTCCGCCACACAGTACACAAGATTATAGTTCgtctaacaaataaaaacattgaacgattccagtgcgaatgaagccatatcTTAACAATAACAcaaagaatagaatagaataattatatccacaaaatacataaacacaTGGTGCTTCAACACTAAGGATCCCGCATGGAGAAGATATTTAGAACATCATGTAGCCAAACAAACCAatacactttaaataatacattgtcATGAAGCTTTTGTAACACACGACCATATGTTTCTCAATAATAAgaacatatttatgtttaatgccttataaaatataattatacattttgatCTTTAACTGTCAATGTTTGCGTAAAAGATTTAGTAATGGAACGTGTTCATCTCAACATTCTAATTTTTGACGaaattatatctatttgtAGGTTTGGGAAcgtaattatagttattacacatattgtttttataatttgtaagtgAACATTGTATTGGTACCGCGTCTTTGTTCCCATTTTTAAATCAACCTTAATTAcagatatttaaacattacagGCTATATTATGGAATGTATCGTAGTTGGTAtagtataaatacaaaataaatgaaaaaaaatgttgaaaatcaTCTACATATAATGGCTTAAAGTGAGATGGCAAcacattaagttaaaaaaatttaaacctaGGTAGCAGGTTTCTTCCATCAAGTTTGATATGTCACACTATGTATGtaacgtataatattttttttattaataaaaatgaattcttAGTACAATATAGTACTAACGTAGCTTATTGTATTAGAAAAGGGAAAAGCTTTGTATGTAgtgtctaataaataatatgtttatcttattacgagaaatatttttaaaaaattacaacaataacaaatgattattaaaataaattttctatactagtagaattttacatattaaaattgaaataatgttgCTAAATatctgatttttattttgtatgtaaaataattataatattttctatattattcgttttttattctcgtaataattttaaaggtcACCAACCTGTACtgcaaaaaagtattaaataatcaaagaattgtcacaattttttaaatataaaaattaatttctaaaccGCAATGATACATTTAAGAATCCCATTCTGTGACCACGGGACAACACGAAGTataggaaatataaaatgatctgAAATATTACGAGGAGTTggtaattaaacaaaaacagcTCAAAGAAAGCTAAGAAACATTTCACTAAGTTATTAAATCACTCAACTGATAACAAAAAGAAAGTATTTAGTTACCCGAATAGTTTCAGTCTAGACTTTCGGAAATATCTGTGATGTTATCTGCATTACacaatctataaataataatcaaacgtcagatataaaaattaagatggcctgataatgataaaatttttcgaaTACAATAGACGTCAAATGTTCCAAgaaactttcatttaaatgtcagattgtataaatatatgaaaataaaatttttgaacgaTAGGTCCATGCagaaataagtataaattCCGAAcgcatattaaaaatgtattgtaaaatgTCGAAACTAGtaatcgaaataaaatattcttttactattatattttgaaaactgaCATCAAATTGACCATGGCCGTAcgtcacaaaaatatacaaacaaaatggattttatttgatgtaGGTATGTTGTAAGGTGGACAGGATTGAATTTTtgggaataaataattagtattagTTTTCatcacaatttattatttattattataaagtttataattctactttttacattatcaattatttttttggcgATGAATAATAGCTGATctgtattatgaaaaaaaaactttaaatgtcatagcaaatgtaaaaaatattggataATCCTAGCACagattataatagaaataaagataatCTTAAAtccaatgtaatataatatgtatgcaaAATCAGATTATagagaaacataaataaataattgaataaatgatggatttattaaaacatgaatATGAACGTGTAATCACATAGTGCTTGtgagaataattaattgttctgacctattttaacattgttattgttagaaattaaaattcaagatatttatataaataaaaatcgaatTTTCAAACCTGGCaagactaaatatatattaaatattattaagatagtaaattaatatataagcttAGTCTTTTCacgtaatattttcttttcaacagttcggttattaaaaaatttaattattccaattattacaaaaaaagtttcatatatttaaacaatcaatacagaaactattaaaaataacacataagTATTGCCAGGACTATTTGTTtccgaaataaaaattttataaccgaAATTACATTCAGAgtttctcaataaataaataaatgtttatgagAAAAATGGTAACAACGCTTACTAATTATTTCGCTTccatatacttataatttttggaataggatataagataaattaatacaaaaaataaaaaaaaattgccataTGTtgccattttaataatttgcatataaaaaacCAAATAGTGAGGTATTATAACTgactattaaaaaactaaaacggTTCAAGTGCGAATATTCAACAAGTATGAGAATAAagtataagatatataattttaaataatatattacgtaaaatatttctaaatactGTAAGGATAGCACGTTCACTTCTAAAACAATTCTATTAGCACCTCACAATTCGATGATGACACAGCCATGGATACCAGAGAATGACTATTATTCAAACGAGATAATCGTCACCATATAATTTGTCATACATTTCAATGAATGCAATGATGTGCCTGCATCGTGGTAATCGCTCCGTCCATAAACCACGTACAGATTTGACCCGGTTATTTTGTTATCTCAGATATATTTCGACGGTTACATCCCTCGAAGGTGGTGGTGGATTTGAACATAAAAGCACGCAACAAGCTAGCTTGGTACAGTGTGCCTCCGATAGCACTACACACACGGTGAGTTCTGTGTTgcaatgtacaaaaataagtgTTCACGGCTTATTGTGATAGTGtattgtgatttttataattaaatttattctattttattattaatttattataattatattatcattcaacataacatatatatttaaatatatgttaaatttacatatttcataaattatattctctaTTTATTCTATGCCGCCCGCCCAGGCGTTATGTCACACTTTTTGCTTCTGACATCAAAACAGATACATAGCTGGACATtgacatataatttacataaatatgtcacatatatgtatattaatatttttactatatattaatatattcaacagTATAAAAGATGTTAATGtaggcaaaataaaaaaaaacgaatattctaaatgtattaatactAGCAACTTGCTACAAAGTCACACATTTTCTCCCTTTTTGCCAAAGTTTAAGTGACCATTAATTACGGTTTAGGCTCACAAAACTAAAAGTTACGATCAAATTTACGAAAACACACCACAAAAGTAATTCACACGTACTTAACAAGTTTAGCTGACGAACCAAACAAAGTAATACAAGGcctataagttttttatatcgtaagaatgaaaacttaattaaacgcaccgataattttcattgaactgttttttgtcttattagttaaattttcCTATGAATGAATGAAGCAAAAAATGTCTATTATGCTTTGTTTCAAATGCGAGacacattttgaaatatacgTATAGGTACTGACAATTATTAGGAACGTAATAATTCGATgcaattaaatgattttctttgtttcaGAACGTAAAATTATTCAGCACCAACATGCTACGTTTGTCGACGTTTTGCAGtgagtatatacatatttcaataaattaatagtcgCTTCAATACGCGCACCATGAATTCACATAGTCAAACTGAATACAAATAGTTGCTAGTTTTTCATTCGTGAACCAGCGTCGAAACTGTCATAAGCGAAGACTTATGAATGGGAAACTTGAAACGTTCGTATTTTGATGCTGCAAGCTCGTGCTTAGGATACAGCTAGGAGTTTTTATCTCTCATAAAgactttcaaaatatttcaatcaatTATCTTATGTTATTCGTTCAGTATTCATGaataaaataggaaaatattttaagatgcgtttgacatttataaaatgatagaaaaaatatatatatttcttacgtaattacataaataaaacgacaTTTTAATGGCATTGCGCAGCCAAAAGTTACCAAATGGAACAAGTTAAACGTTATTCCATATTAATGTCGAGAATCCATTGTTCTCTTTTCGACCAGATAAAAAGATTtctttccttttattttcattaaacgaATTCTGTGATagctaaacatatataaatcttacttAGTATAACTTCATTGTCGATTGCGTCATTTAATGTaagtttctttatataaaacaatcgcGTAAactatctaatattttttatagatagattatataacgggtattaaaaataaatgaactcggaatttttcatgaatataaaaatagtaaatgaaaaaataatattttttaaaatgctcGGCTTCGTATAGAGCTAATTAAAACGGTatctatgtttttaattatctgtctaagttaaaaaaaataaccctaaatacagttataatatatgaattttatttgcacTCAAAAAGGCTTGATTTATtccaaatatttgaaatatttagaagaattatttaatgctaggaaaagtatatattaaattaatgaaagaaaGGCACTGGTCAAAGTTGggcaatatattaattgcttAACGAATTAGGTAAACGagagaaaattataagtttttttattacaattcatCAAAAACAAGGCCCCTTAAAAGAAAAAGTCATTTTTgccatttgtatataaaaattatgaaatttaaaacgtaCTTATTGCTCACAAGTGCACAGAATACTAATTCCtttttttggaatataatCGTCAattagttgaaaaaaaaaaaaataatgtcaagAGGTAAAAACGTATCCATGAAAAAAGTGCtagaaacataattataatataatgaaataaagtgCAATTTACGTTCGGAAAAGCTTTCAACAGAACTCACAGTTGCTTCATTGGACCAATACATCAATGTTATCTGTGTATGCAAGTTGAGATCTTTGTCCAGAGCAAATGATGTTCACTTTGTGAAACGGCCGCATTCACGGTTTTTGATGGTACGCGAACCAACAAGTAGTTTGCATGCGCCCGGATGAATGGCTGTCAAGAACTGACTTATGCGAAATAACCTAAAAAGGTAATAACATTGCTTGcacaaataattacataagctttgaaattgaaataggTTTAAAACTTCTacacatagttttattttatataaataaaaaaaaataaccgcTTAAAAATTACgtcatatgtttattataaaaaaaaagtgaaggAAAAGCCACAGATAAATAAGActcattaacaaaaaaagaataaaatttcgcAATGCTACGAAACGAATTTTTTGGTGTAAAGCAACGTATCCAttcctgaaataaaaaaattctatatacctaaactaaatataaatattaagcaaaactttacattacattttctaACATATGTATCTGAGTTTctgcaaataattatatattggcACCTATAATTTTAGCTTCGTTCACAGTATTATCACTTAAATGTCgtaaaacttattattgtacttattgaattttgaaatagcaaatgttatttatatgctatatctaaataattcaatttatctAGAATATAGTTGTTACTTCAATTCAAATCTTTATTTCTAGCCGCTCCTATTAACGTGTTACgctattatttcaatatttttattcagttttaaagttttaataactatCTCAAGAGAATATCTATGAAAGATATAATCCGTGCAACAATGCAATAAAGtctattgaatttattgacaaaatgGAGCACGCAACCATTTCCTTTATTCCCTGCCATTGTTCTTTACCGTGAGCCGAGAGCACGAATGTGTTAAACGACGTGAGAAACTTAGGACACTTCCCTATTCTTACGTCCagaattaatacaatatcacacttatttataataggctatcattaatattattttattacattaatttagatttaatattatagatacTGCATTGAATACAGTTCCTGAAACACTCgaagtgattttatttaaaataaaatttaaaaattaaaaactattccaACAGACATTAAATCGATTACAActtaaattcatttacaaaggtcgataaacaaaaaatcacattctattcaataaaaatacgtccattagatataattttttctaaggACATGGACTAAAATCGTCTTTGGTCATAAAAGTTTTGATGGATTGTTATGTGTGAACATAAAATCCGTTCTAATCCGTTCattaaaacaacacaaaatCGCTATACACCGAAGTTGATCTgagaaaatttacttataaataagtgGCTTTTTATTAAGCTACTTACCAAGCTAATgaattataagatatttgttATATCCACGATTCGAAAAACGTCCATCATTTACGTCATTTGGTCCCACGTGACGTCATCCAGCCATTGTGCTCGGGGAGACAACTAGGCGtaccattaataaatttcaagttaAATTGCCACATTTCGCAATTGACTAAACATTTACAGTATTCTTAGTCACTTACAGGAACCTTGAAGTATTTGAAGTGAccttaatgtttaaatatttacttgtcTTATATAAGAAccgataattcaaatattaaaataaatcttttcttGCACACAGTATTTATTAAGCTTAAAAgagtaataacaataaaattgttacagtGTTACTGGCCCTTGCGATTGCTCAAAGTGGCTATGAGTACAATAAACCAGGCAGGCCGTTTGGGACATCTACACCATCTAGCAGACCAGGCTACAAGCCTGGGCAGACGGCTGCGTATCCCGGTTCGTCCTACCCAACAACTTCCCAAAACGGAGAGTATACACCTAGTAGCTTAGGAACTACTCCGAATTACCCAGGATTTAATCGGCCTCAGACTGGCTATCCTGGGCAAACACCGGGTGGTCCTACCGGCCCTATAGCTGGTCCAGGAGGAAATTATCCAGATCAAGGTGGGAAGTATCCCGGCCAGGGTGGTAGCTACCCAGGCCAAGGTGGTAATTACCCCGGGCAAGGTAGCAACTACCCTGGACAAGGTGGTAACTATCCTGGGCAGGGTGGAAACTTACCAGGACAAGGTGGCAACTACCCTGGACAAGGAAGCAATTACCCTGGACAAGGTGGTAACTATCCTGGGCAGGGTGGAAACTTACCAGGACAAGGTGGCAACTACCCTGGACAAGGAAGCAACTACCCTGGACAAGGTGGTACCTATCCTGGGCAGGGTGGAAACTTACCAGGACAAGGTGGCAACTACCCTGGACAAGCAAGCAACTACCCTGGCCAAGGAAGCAATTACCCTGCACAAGGACAAACGCCAGAACGTCCAGGTTTTGGTCCAGGAGGTCCTGGTTTTGATAACTCTGGTGCCTATGATAATGGTGACTATTCTGCCATCCCCGGAGAACCGGACAAGGACTACCCCATACTATCAACTATCCCAGAAACATCATTCAGATGCGATGCTCAGCCTTACCCTGGTTATTATGCTGATATAGAAACTCGCTGTCAAGTTTTTCATGTATGCGCAAATAATATTACCTATGACTTCCTATGCCCGAATGGTACCATTTTCTCACAAGAATACTTTGTTTGTGTCTGGTGGAATCAATTTGACTGCAATTCAGCTCCAAGCTTCTTTGAACTTAACGCAAACTTATATGATTATTCAATTATTGGGTCTCAACTGCCTGGCTTCCCACAAGGACCTCAGCAACCTAATGGATTTCCTCAAGGACCAGTATCGTATCCTCAAGGTCCCCAGCCGTCAGGTGGCTTTCCTCAAAAACCACTACCATCTGGTGGATATCCCCAACGACCCCAACAACCTAGTGCATACCCTCAAGGTCCACAACAGCCTGGTACTTTTCCAAACACATTAGGGCCACAAGGACCATCTTATCCAGGAAACGTAGGACCTTCGACGACTTATCCCGGAAGCATCGGACAAACAACAGGATTTCCAAGTGGTCCTAATCAAGGTCCCTCAACAGGTTTTCCCGGTAGTATTAG is a genomic window containing:
- the LOC116774045 gene encoding calcium-binding protein P-like; this encodes MNAMMCLHRGNRSVHKPRTDLTRLFCYLRYISTVTSLEGGGGFEHKSTQQASLVQCASDSTTHTNVKLFSTNMLRLSTFCMLLALAIAQSGYEYNKPGRPFGTSTPSSRPGYKPGQTAAYPGSSYPTTSQNGEYTPSSLGTTPNYPGFNRPQTGYPGQTPGGPTGPIAGPGGNYPDQGGKYPGQGGSYPGQGGNYPGQGSNYPGQGGNYPGQGGNLPGQGGNYPGQGSNYPGQGGNYPGQGGNLPGQGGNYPGQGSNYPGQGGTYPGQGGNLPGQGGNYPGQASNYPGQGSNYPAQGQTPERPGFGPGGPGFDNSGAYDNGDYSAIPGEPDKDYPILSTIPETSFRCDAQPYPGYYADIETRCQVFHVCANNITYDFLCPNGTIFSQEYFVCVWWNQFDCNSAPSFFELNANLYDYSIIGSQLPGFPQGPQQPNGFPQGPVSYPQGPQPSGGFPQKPLPSGGYPQRPQQPSAYPQGPQQPGTFPNTLGPQGPSYPGNVGPSTTYPGSIGQTTGFPSGPNQGPSTGFPGSISTQGPGSYPGSQQPSSYPSGSSPQGPSGYPGSYTTPSSNGPIYPGTGPGSNQGYPSDKPSGPSFPTGTTRPQTSGDGNYPAQQPNREYLPPRN